The Gemmatimonas phototrophica region GATGGCTTTGGCGCCGCCATCCTGGGCGCCCTGCTCGTGAGTATCGTGGGCACCGTCCTGGGATGGGTGCTCATTCCCAGCGAACAGGACAACGACTGAACGCTGGTCGATGGTTGTGCGACCTCACACCGGGAGGTCGCTCGCCAGCAACTCATCCAGCACCGCCACCACCCGGTCGCGAATGTGGGCGGGCCGTACCACCACCGCGTCGGGGCCGTACTGCAGCACCTGGCGCACCGCCCACGCTTCATCGGCCAGCGGATACGTCACCTCCAGCCAGCCATCGTCGCCCACCGTGAGCGACAGGCGCTCCGCAATCCAGCGCGCCACCTGCGGCGAATAGCGCACCACCAGCGTCTCGTCTACGCGCTCCTCGCGCTGGAACACATGCCCCTGCTGCAGGACGTGCGCGATGGAGAAATCGGCCGGTACCGTATAGCGATCGGTCGTGGCCGTGGCCTGCACCACGCGGTCCAGCCGGAAGACACGCAGCGCTGTGGCCCGCTCGCAGTACGCCACCAGATACACGTTGGCGTCGGCCCGCAACAGCGCGTACGGACGCACCCGACGCTCCCCCGGTGCCGCTTCGTTGGGACGCTGATACACCAGCGTCACCACGCAACACTGCTCGAGCGCCTGTTGCAGCACCGCCAGCGAGGCCAGCTCGGGTTCACGCGCCGCTTCCACCGCCAGCGCATCATCACGCCGGGCAACGTCACCTTTGTGGGCATCGGTGACACTCACCGCCCGTCGCACCGCCAGCGCCTGCAGCTGCGTGCGGGTGCGCGCTATGAGCTCCCGCTCGTCAATCGGCAGTTCATGCTGCAGCATCCCCAACCCCAAATCGAGCGCGAGCATCTCCGGGCGATTGAGCTTCTGCGGGCGTTTGAAGTGCGACGATTGCATGGAGGCGCGTGTGCCATCGATGAGCACCTGCACCGTATCCACCCACCCCGCCGGCGTATCGTACCGCTCAAGCGAGGCGAAATCCTTGCGCAAGATCTTCGTTGTGGTGCCAACGCGCTCGGCCACATCATCCAACGTGAGCTGCGGTTCGTCGGCCATGAGCGGGAAGGCCAGGAGCAACCGCTGCAGTCGTTCGTCGGCGCGAATCATGCTACGTCTCCGGTGGAGCTCACGGCCTGCTGCGCGGCACGCGCCGAGGTAAGGAGCGCGCGCCATTCGGCCACCGCCTCCGGTGGGGAGACCGGTCGCGCGTCGCCCGCAAATGACAGCAACCAGCGCAAAAACGTATCGCGACGGCGCACGCGAAAAGTGCGCAACGCGTGCGTGGCGGTGAGCGCCTGCAACGCCGCATCCAGCGGCGCCGGTGCATCCTCCCCCAGCTGGCGCCCCTGCGCCACCAATCCGGAATCCCCGCGGAACGCGACCAGCACATGCGCATGATCGCCGTTGCCAATGTCCCACGCCTGACGGGACGCGGCATACGCCGACAAGTCGAACCCGGCGGGGATCTCAAAATCCGGATGCTGTCGCTTGGTGTTGCCCATGGCCGCCTGACGGATGCGACTGACGCGAAATTGCCGTAACGCATTGGCCGGTACATCGCGCGCCACGAGATACCAATGCCCCGTCAGAAACACGAGCCCGTACGGATCCACTTCACGCGCGGCCGTTTCGTCGCGCCCCATGCTGTGGTACGTGAAGTGCAATCGCTTGCGCAGCGCCACCGCGTCACTCACCACATCAAACACGTCGCCGTCCACGCGCAGCACCGCCGCGGCCGGCAAACCGCTGGCAAAATCTTCGATATCAAACTGCAGTTTGCGCAATGCCGCCGATGCATCCTGCGTAAGCTCCGGATGCCCCAGCACCGACACCCGCGCCGCCGCCCGTCGCAACGCATGACATTCATCGGGGGTGAGCACCAGCGCCGGAATGCCACTGCTGCCCGTGAGCGCACCGCGCCGCGGCTGTTGCCGCAACTCCGCCTGCGCCGGCAGCAACGCTTCACACACCGACAACAGCGGCAAATAAAAGTCCGCCTTCTTGAGCTGATACTTCACCACCCCGTCGCTCTCGGCCACGGTATCAATCACCACGCCCAGCTCACGCAGTTCGTCCTTGTCGCGCTCGAACATGCGCAGGATGCTCCCCTCGTTTACATCGGGGTCATCGTATCCGGGCACATCACGGCGCAGATCGGTGAGCGAGACGGCGTAGCGCCGTCCCAACAGCGCGGCCAGCAGATCGAGCCAGCGGTGGAGTTTATCAGTGGCAGACATGAGCGGGATTCTATGAGCACCCGCTGACAATTGCGGGTGAACGGGAAGGCATTCGGCGCGGCGGGGAACGCGCTACACCACAAAGAAGGGCACAAGAAACTGCGCGAACAGGGCGCCGGCAATACTCATGGCAAAGCCCCACAGCAGCAGCTGCCGGAACAGCACCTTGGTGTTCTCCCCCTTGGGGACGGCGGCAATACACAGCCCCCCAATGGTGGAGAGCGGAGACACGTCCACCAGCGCCGCGCCTACGTTCACACTCAGCGCAATCTCCAAGGGATTTCCTCCCCCCAGCTTGGCCACCAACCCCGGAATGGCAGGGAGAAAGGCCGGATACACCACCCCCGACGTGGAGCTGTAGGTGGAGATGAGACCGGTCACCCCGGCAATCACGCCGTTCACGGTGGCGGGGGTCGCCAGCTGCGACAGCAACGTGGTGAACAGCTCCATGCCGCCGGTTTTGTCGAGCACGCCAATCAACACGCTCACGCCGCACACCATGGTGAGCACCGGCCACGGTACCTGACGCAGCATCTCGCCATCGTTCCCCAGCCCGGCCAGCACCAGCACGGTGGCGGCCGCAAAGGCGGTGAGCCCCGGAGGTGCCTTGAACACCAATACGCCCAACACCCACACCGCGAGCACCGCCAACGTGATCAGGTGCGCACGGGTCAAGCGCACCAGCGATACACTCTCCGCGCTCAACGGCCGCGCGTGGCGCAGTGCCGGCCCGCCAAAGAGCGCCCACGCTCCGGCCGCCACCAACGCATGCGCCACGAAATTGGCCCCAAACACGGCCAGCTCGTGGCCACCCAGCCCCGCTTTGTCCATGAGCGACAGCACCAGCACCCCAATGGCGCTGATGGGCGAGAGATTCCCGGCGTTGGCCCCGTTGCCAATCATGAGCGCCGCCAGCAGCATGGGCACCCGCGCCTGATGGGCGAGTCCCATGGCCAGCGGGGCCAGCAACGCGGTGGTGGCAATGGCCCCCGGTCCGGTGGTGCTGATCACACACGCCAGGGCAAAGAGCAATACCGGTAGCAACGCCACACGCCCGTGCAAGACGCGCAGCCCGCCGTGCGTGAGCGCTTCCATGGTGCCGTTGGATTGCGCCACGCCAAAGAGCAACGTCACGCCCAGCAAGGTGAGAAAGAGCGACGACGGAAACACGGCCATGACCTGATCGACCTTCCACCCTGCCGCGAAGACACCAATGGCCCAAGCCAGGGCCACCGCCAACACCCCCACGTTGAGACGCGAGGTGAGGCTCACTGCCACCACCAGCAACAGTGCCAGCAACGACAGCGCGGCCGCACTCATGCGCGAATATCCCGTAGCCTACTCATCAGGCCGGCGTCCACGGTGGCAACAGATGGCGCTGCACCTTGCCCAGCGCCGTGCGCGGCAGGGCATCCACGCGCACCACACCACGTGGCACCTTGAACGAAGCGAGCTGCGTCCGCACTTGTGCCACGACCTCGTCCAGCACGACGCGTTCGTCGCACACCACGTACGCCACCGGGACCTCGCCCCGCACCGCGTCTTTCACGCCCACGACGGCGGCTTCCCGAATGCCGGGCAGCTCCGCCAGCAGCTCTTCAATTTCGCGCGGGTAAATATTGAATCCCCCCGAAATAATCAGATCACTGCGGCGTCCTTCCAGCGTGATATATCCATCGGGTCCCCGCACACCTACATCCCCTGTGCGGAACCAGCCCTGTACAAACGCCGAGGCCTCGGCGTCAGGGCGCTTCCAGTAGCCCGCGCACACGTTGGGGCCACGCACCAGCAGTTCACCGCTGGTACCATCGGCCACGTCTTCCAGTGCGTCGTTCACAATGCGCACGCTGGTCATGGGCATCGGAAAGCCCACGGTGCCGGCGCGACGTTCACCATGATACGGATTGCTCACGTTCATGAGCGTTTCCGTCATGCCGTAGCGCTCGAGAATGACGTGCCCGAAGCGTTGCGCAAACGCGTCCATGACCGGGGCCGGCAGGGGCGCGGATCCGGAGACGAACAGTCGCATGGAGGCGCCAATGCGCTGCGCGTCGTCGGGCGGCAGTTCCAGCAGCCGCACGTACATGGTGGGGACCCCGAAGAACAGCGTGGGGCCATACGTGGTGAACCAGTGCGGCGCGCGTTCCTGCTCAAAGCGCTCCACCAGCTTCATGTGACAGCCACTCAGCAGCCAGACATGCAACCCGTTACCCA contains the following coding sequences:
- a CDS encoding helix-turn-helix transcriptional regulator, which encodes MIRADERLQRLLLAFPLMADEPQLTLDDVAERVGTTTKILRKDFASLERYDTPAGWVDTVQVLIDGTRASMQSSHFKRPQKLNRPEMLALDLGLGMLQHELPIDERELIARTRTQLQALAVRRAVSVTDAHKGDVARRDDALAVEAAREPELASLAVLQQALEQCCVVTLVYQRPNEAAPGERRVRPYALLRADANVYLVAYCERATALRVFRLDRVVQATATTDRYTVPADFSIAHVLQQGHVFQREERVDETLVVRYSPQVARWIAERLSLTVGDDGWLEVTYPLADEAWAVRQVLQYGPDAVVVRPAHIRDRVVAVLDELLASDLPV
- a CDS encoding helix-turn-helix transcriptional regulator, encoding MSATDKLHRWLDLLAALLGRRYAVSLTDLRRDVPGYDDPDVNEGSILRMFERDKDELRELGVVIDTVAESDGVVKYQLKKADFYLPLLSVCEALLPAQAELRQQPRRGALTGSSGIPALVLTPDECHALRRAAARVSVLGHPELTQDASAALRKLQFDIEDFASGLPAAAVLRVDGDVFDVVSDAVALRKRLHFTYHSMGRDETAAREVDPYGLVFLTGHWYLVARDVPANALRQFRVSRIRQAAMGNTKRQHPDFEIPAGFDLSAYAASRQAWDIGNGDHAHVLVAFRGDSGLVAQGRQLGEDAPAPLDAALQALTATHALRTFRVRRRDTFLRWLLSFAGDARPVSPPEAVAEWRALLTSARAAQQAVSSTGDVA
- a CDS encoding SLC13 family permease, which translates into the protein MSAAALSLLALLLVVAVSLTSRLNVGVLAVALAWAIGVFAAGWKVDQVMAVFPSSLFLTLLGVTLLFGVAQSNGTMEALTHGGLRVLHGRVALLPVLLFALACVISTTGPGAIATTALLAPLAMGLAHQARVPMLLAALMIGNGANAGNLSPISAIGVLVLSLMDKAGLGGHELAVFGANFVAHALVAAGAWALFGGPALRHARPLSAESVSLVRLTRAHLITLAVLAVWVLGVLVFKAPPGLTAFAAATVLVLAGLGNDGEMLRQVPWPVLTMVCGVSVLIGVLDKTGGMELFTTLLSQLATPATVNGVIAGVTGLISTYSSTSGVVYPAFLPAIPGLVAKLGGGNPLEIALSVNVGAALVDVSPLSTIGGLCIAAVPKGENTKVLFRQLLLWGFAMSIAGALFAQFLVPFFVV
- a CDS encoding class I adenylate-forming enzyme family protein, whose protein sequence is MSLLGLFDRSLLGRATHPALEFEEATGTVTRYDFGTLETRSNQLGAVLDARGVRAGDRLAFYLVNQPAIVDLWLACVKRGVIVVPINVLYREREIAHIVQDAAPVAVITTHAQSALLPTGTPWWDVQTLAADMSAASPHRVTVPAHADTPMALVYTSGTTGTSKGAILTHGNFAANALALVQAWEITAADRYLAVLPLFHVHGLGNGLHVWLLSGCHMKLVERFEQERAPHWFTTYGPTLFFGVPTMYVRLLELPPDDAQRIGASMRLFVSGSAPLPAPVMDAFAQRFGHVILERYGMTETLMNVSNPYHGERRAGTVGFPMPMTSVRIVNDALEDVADGTSGELLVRGPNVCAGYWKRPDAEASAFVQGWFRTGDVGVRGPDGYITLEGRRSDLIISGGFNIYPREIEELLAELPGIREAAVVGVKDAVRGEVPVAYVVCDERVVLDEVVAQVRTQLASFKVPRGVVRVDALPRTALGKVQRHLLPPWTPA